The following are encoded in a window of Peromyscus maniculatus bairdii isolate BWxNUB_F1_BW_parent chromosome X, HU_Pman_BW_mat_3.1, whole genome shotgun sequence genomic DNA:
- the LOC143270676 gene encoding synaptonemal complex protein 3-like, whose protein sequence is MSVGKKERLVLFDFDDEEDGLSVLKKALSEEKSPVLNKDERKCPPAEVDEAMGDEIHTMLDKFRDGINKSLLEKRRRVQIFSETVSKKSSYKMKQVWGTKQQRMLEVNNKYYPQLMDLFKQWDLEKQKYKKQQENLINIFQQQKMILRQCKIKQMQRMKLIMQMVTRYIQILKNIEDKNNNDRTTASFVELKKEIAEYQKKYMMETQQQEIASIRKSLQSILSS, encoded by the exons ATGTCTGTAGGCAAGAAGGAGCGCTTAGTGCTTTTTGACtttgatgatgaagaagatgGTCTGAGTGTTTTGAAGAAGGCTCTGTCTGAAG AAAAGAGCCCAGTGTTGAACAAAGATGAGAGGAAATGCCCTCCTGCAGAAGTGGATGAAGCTATGGG AGATGAAATACACACTATGTTGGATAAATTCAGAG ATGGGATTAATAAATCTCTTcttgaaaagagaagaagagtgcAAATCTTCTCTGAAACTGTTTCCAAAAAGAGTAGCTACAAGATGAAACAAGTTTGGGGAACCAAACAACAGCGAAT GCTGGAAGTTAACAATAAGTATTACCCGCAGTTGATGGATCTGTTTAAGCAGTGGGATTTGGAGAAGCAGAAATACAAGAAACAGCAAGAAAACCTAATT AATATTTTCCAACAACAGAAGATGATACTAAGACAGTGCAAAattaaacagatgcagagaatgaAACTAATTATGCAGATGGTTACACGATACATACAG ATTTTGAAGAACATTGAGGATAAGAATAATAATGATCGAACTACTGCTTCATTTGttgaacttaaaaaagaaatagctgaGTATCAAAAGAAATACATGATGGAAACG cagcagcaagagattGCAAGTATTCGAAAGTCTCTTCAATCCATACTATCTTCATGA